One window of the Populus nigra chromosome 4, ddPopNigr1.1, whole genome shotgun sequence genome contains the following:
- the LOC133692580 gene encoding zinc finger CCCH domain-containing protein 3-like — translation MPDHNNRQVKSNAVSNHSADNIEEAFWRLKIHDPQEQGGMAQSSPYPDRPGVPDCGYYLRTGLCGYGSNCRYNHPIYAAQGTQLREELPERIGQPDCGYYIKTGTCKYGSTCKYHHPRDRNGAGPVSFNMLGLPMRQDEKSCPYYMRTRSCKFGVACKFHHPQPASLGTSLPLIGAAAFGSTGSPIVPSSGLPYVGGLPTWSLPRAPPYMSGTHLQGPQGYMPVVVSPSQGIVPVPGWNTYVGNSNPMSSSSILGSNRAYDSRNHGDSGSSGHLLSTAIPALPERPDQPECRHFMSSGTCKYGSDCKYHHPKERIAQLATNTMGPFGLPLRPGQAVCPDYSMYGICKFGPTCRYDHPLPTYPYNYSLSLPSLSMMDSSLVTYPRMAQAALSSVTPVSLAKLPDLIRNPDGASYKKHQNSDSNTKTLDDPTEHAGSPPPHSSQASSEPSHD, via the exons ATGCCAGACCACAACAACAGGCAGGTTAAGAGCAATGCTGTGTCAAATCACTCTGCTGATAACATTGAAG AAGCATTTTGGCGTTTGAAGATACATGATCCTCAAGAGCAAGGTGGTATGGCTCAATCAAGTCCATACCCAGATCGTCCTGGTGTGCCGGATTGtggatattatttaaggacTGGATTGTGTGGTTATGGAAGCAATTGTCGCTATAATCATCCTATTTATGCTGCACAG GGCACTCAATTGAGAGAAGAACTTCCAGAGAGAATCGGACAACCTGACTGTGGG TATTATATAAAGACAGGAACTTGCAAATATGGATCAACCTGTAAATATCATCATCCAAGAGACAGGAATGGTGCAGGACCAGTTTCATTCAATATGTTAGGCCTTCCAATGCGTCAG GATGAAAAATCATGTCCTTACTACATGCGGACCAGATCATGTAAATTTGGAGTTGCGTGCAAATTCCACCATCCCCAGCCTGCATCACTTGGAACTAGCTTACCTCTTATTGGAGCTGCTGCCTTTGGATCTACAGGATCACCAATTGTTCCATCTTCAGGTCTGCCTTATGTAGGCGGACTTCCAACATGGTCATTACCAAGAGCACCACCGTATATGTCTGGTACACACTTACAGGGTCCACAGGGTTATATGCCTGTTGTTGTTTCTCCTTCTCAAGGCATTGTTCCTGTACCAGGCTGGAACACCTATGTg GGAAACTCGAACCCCATGTCCTCTTCTAGTATTCTGGGATCCAACCGTGCTTATGACTCGAGAAACCACGGTGACTCCGGTTCTAGTGGACATTTGTTATCAACAGCCATTCCTGCTCTCCCTGAGAGACCTGATCAACCAGAATGCCGGCATTTTATGAGTTCCGGGACCTGCAAATATGGTTCTGACTGCAAGTACCATCACCCAAAAGAAAGGATTGCACAACTAGCAACCAACACTATGGGCCCATTTGGCCTTCCCTTGAGACCT GGGCAAGCTGTGTGTCCAGACTACAGTATGTACGGAATCTGCAAGTTTGGCCCAACTTGCAGATATGATCACCCCTTACCTACATACCCTTATAACTATAGTCTGAGCCTGCCATCTCTATCTATGATGGATTCATCTCTGGTAACTTATCCAAGAATGGCACAAGCAGCCCTGTCATCTGTAACTCCTGTTTCCTTGGCTAAACTTCCTGATCTGATCCGGAATCCTGATGGTGCAAGCTACAAGAAGCATCAAAATTCTGATTCAAACACAAAGACTTTGGATGATCCAACTGAGCATGCTGGTTCCCCACCACCACACTCTTCACAGGCTTCTTCGGAACCTTCACATGATTAA